The proteins below come from a single Garra rufa chromosome 25, GarRuf1.0, whole genome shotgun sequence genomic window:
- the LOC141302073 gene encoding transmembrane protein 60-like — MNMSLAQRVLLTWIFTLIFLIMLVLKLDGKIIWSWFLIFLPVWTFDLILLLMLIVKMAGRCKPGFDPRNGAENLKKRVWYLMAMLLKLAFCLMLCAKLENLINMLVSSVCIPLWALLIGAMVELGYNVFHFRRD, encoded by the coding sequence ATGAACATGTCTCTTGCTCAAAGAGTCCTCCTGACATGGATCTTCACGCTTATATTCCTTATAATGCTGGTCCTGAAGTTGGATGGGAAGATCATCTGGAGCTGGTTCCTCATCTTCCTTCCTGTCTGGACCTTTGATCTTATTCTCCTCCTCATGCTCATTGTCAAAATGGCAGGCCGCTGCAAGCCGGGGTTCGACCCTCGCAACGGGGCGGAGAACTTGAAGAAGCGTGTGTGGTACCTCATGGCCATGCTGCTTAAACTGGCATTTTGTCTGATGCTCTGTGCCAAATTAGAGAACCTAATAAACATGTTGGTGAGCTCGGTTTGCATCCCTCTGTGGGCGCTGCTCATCGGAGCTATGGTGGAGCTGGGTTACAATGTTTTCCACTTCAGAAGAGACTGA